The Triticum aestivum cultivar Chinese Spring chromosome 7B, IWGSC CS RefSeq v2.1, whole genome shotgun sequence genome window below encodes:
- the LOC123157354 gene encoding cytokinin dehydrogenase 11 gives MAIDVRVSSRYKPLHPHDDRSTVRRRQSASAPRVTSQNRELCSAKRAAHPRPHRSGKRSACLPKMMLAYMDRAAAGAAAERDALELTVVAADAAECAAARDFGGLVSARPAAVVRPASADDVASAIRAAARTTHLTVAARGNGHSVAGQAMSEGGLVLDMRAGAASRRLQMKLVSPGGGAAFADVPGGALWEEVLHWAVSNHGLAPASWTDYLRLTVGGTLSNGGVSGQSFRYGPQVSNVAELEVVTGEGECRVCSHSAHPDLFFAVLGGLGQFGVITRARIPLSPAPQTVKWARVVYASFAEYAADAEWLVTRPAESAFDYVEGFAFVRSDDPVNGWPSVPIPAGARFDPSLLLAGESGPLLYCLEVALYQHPHQQPDDVDERMREMMRRLKYVRGLEYAADVRYVEFLSRVNRVEEEARRSGSWAAPHPWLNLFVSARDIADFDRAVLKGMLADGVDGPMLIYPMLKSKWDPNTSVALPEGEVFYLVALLRFCPGGSGAAVEELVAQNGAIVDACRSSGYDFKTYFPHYRTEADWARHFGAKWARFVDRKARYDPLAILAPGQKIFARTPSSSRTDRS, from the exons ATGGCCATCGACGTCCGCGTGTCCTCTCGATATAAACCCCTCCACCCACACGACGACCGCAGCACAGTCAGGCGGAGACAGAGCGCGAGCGCACCGCGAGTGACATCACAAAACAGAGAGCTCTGCTCTGCTAAGCGAGCGGCTCACCCTCGCCCGCACCGCAGTGGGAAGAGAAGCGCTTGCTTGCCCAAGATGATGCTCGCCTACATGGACCGCGCCGCGGCCGGCGCCGCCGCGGAGCGGGACGCGCTCGAGCTGACCGTGGTGGCCGCCGACGCGGCAGAGTGCGCGGCGGCGAGGGACTTCGGCGGCCTTGTGAGCGCGCGCCCCGCGGCCGTCGTCCGGCCGGCGAGCGCGGACGACGTGGCCAGCGCCATCCGCGCGGCCGCGCGCACCACGCACCTCACCGTGGCCGCCCGCGGCAACGGCCACTCGGTGGCCGGGCAGGCCATGTCCGAGGGCGGCCTCGTCCTCGACATGCGCGCCGGCGCGGCGTCCCGGCGCCTGCAGATGAAGCTCGTCTCGCCTGGCGGTGGGGCGGCCTTCGCCGACGTCCCCGGCGGCGCGCTCTGGGAGGAGGTCCTCCACTGGGCCGTCTCGAACCACGGCCTCGCCCCCGCCTCCTGGACGGACTACCTCCGGCTCACCGTCGGCGGCACGCTCTCCAACGGCGGCGTCAGCGGGCAGTCCTTCCGGTACGGCCCGCAGGTGTCCAACGTGGCCGAGCTCGAGGTGGTGACCGGCGAAGGCGAGTGCCGCGTCTGCTCCCACTCCGCCCACCCCGACCTCTTCTTCGCCGTCCTCGGCGGCCTCGGCCAGTTCGGCGTCATCACCCGCGCCCGCATCCCGCTCTCCCCCGCGCCACAAACG GTGAAGTGGGCGCGCGTGGTTTACGCGAGCTTCGCGGAGTACGCGGCGGACGCGGAGTGGCTGGTGACGCGGCCGGCGGAGTCGGCGTTCGACTACGTGGAGGGCTTCGCGTTCGTGCGCAGCGACGACCCGGTGAACGGCTGGCCGTCGGTGCCCATCCCCGCCGGCGCGCGCTTCGACCCGTCGCTGCTCCTCGCCGGCGAGTCCGGCCCGCTGCTCTACTGCCTGGAGGTGGCCCTGTACCAGCACCCGCACCAGCAGCCCGACGACGTGGACGAG AGGATGCGGGAGATGATGCGGCGGCTCAAGTACGTGCGGGGCCTGGAGTACGCGGCGGACGTCCGGTACGTGGAGTTCCTGTCGCGCGTGAACCgggtggaggaggaggcgcgccggagcggCAGCTGGGCGGCGCCGCACCCgtggctcaacctcttcgtctcCGCGCGCGACATCGCCGACTTCGACCGCGCCGTGCTCAAGGGCATGCTCGCCGACGGCGTCGACGGGCCCATGCTCATCTACCCCATGCTCAAGAGCAA GTGGGACCCGAACACGTCCGTGGCGCTGCCGGAGGGCGAGGTCTTCTACCTGGTGGCGCTGCTGCGGTTCTGCccgggcggcagcggcgcggcggtGGAGGAGCTGGTGGCGCAGAACGGCGCGATCGTCGACGCCTGCCGGAGCAGCGGCTACGACTTCAAGACCTACTTCCCGCACTACCGCACGGAGGCCGACTGGGCGCGCCACTTCGGCGCCAAGTGGGCCCGCTTCGTCGACCGCAAGGCCCGCTACGACCCGCTGGCGATCCTCGCCCCGGGCCAAAAGATCTTCGcccggaccccctcctcctcccgaACCGACCGATCATAG